A single window of Sphaerodactylus townsendi isolate TG3544 linkage group LG05, MPM_Stown_v2.3, whole genome shotgun sequence DNA harbors:
- the SPATA1 gene encoding spermatogenesis-associated protein 1, which translates to MPSRQIRPPPSELLELHVFYVPEEVWNFKLNTVPVDITSKFFSAGFIRVSPHMTLRTLREHLHEHLGEDAVVNKYTFLKCIGKKLALVKAKQEMELTLRSFAPPYAFHPELYLLPGIQSFYSSSLSTPERPPSNAECELANAFNHKPPSLAVPDQELDQNPAVLETSLKNHFSQTQEKGIGDRICLWEWHATALVDFPPQSTCLLERKPRRQPPAKHDSSRESEKYKVTVPHVNQNSDQEETEINLTQHREKDANTENGDNAKGRRTTGDSGIPESLEDRDLEYLHSKKSQQHPDITETAADMHDNQSDKNNINNFTHPSQYLSPPTPPLLALCINRPQIPNRVFSTEGNELSRQLQYIKAERKHLEKTREELGKKVKSLLEQNKRRRYHARNLWKKKYFETKKVTASLEEDLNKLRENLELRYQKVLVKLQARHVRKRGNDLTKEEGGVLSVLGPLSWGREVLSTHLTHSLPVE; encoded by the exons ATGCCATCCCGTCAGATCAGACCTCCGCCATCAGAG CTTTTAGAACTTCATGTTTTTTATGTTCCGGAAGAAGTATGGAACTTCAAGTTGAATACAGTCCCAGTGGATATTACTAGCAAATTCTTTTCAGCTGGATTTATAAG GGTTTCGCCTCATATGACCTTGAGAACACTGAGAGAGCATCTTCACGAACACCTTGGTGAAGATGCAGTTGTGAATAAGTATACTTTTCTGAAGTGTATAGGGAAAAAACTTGCATTG GTAAAAGCCAAGCAAGAGATGGAACTGACACTTAGATCATTTGCTCCTCCATAT GCATTTCATCCAGAGCTTTATTTGTTACCTGGAATACAAAGTTTTTATTCGTCTTCACTGTCAACTCCAGAGAGACCTCCCAGTAATGCAGAATGTGAATTAGCAAATGCATTTAATCATAAACCACCTAGTCTGGCTGTTCCAGATCAAGAATTGGATCAAAATCCAGCAGTTTTGGAGACTTCCCTGAAAAATCATTTCAGTCAGACTCAAGAGAAAG GGATTGGGGACagaatctgcctgtgggagtgGCATGCAACCGCCTTGGTGGATTTCCCTCCACAGAGCACTTGCCTGTTGGAGAG AAAGCCTCGCAGACAGCCCCCCGCAAAGCATGATTCTTCTAGAGAGAGTGAGAAATACAAAGTGACTGTTCCTCATGTAAATCAGAACAGCGATCAAGAGGAGACTGAAATAAATCTCACCCAACATAGGGAAAAAG ATGCAAATACAGAAAATGGAGACAATGCAAAAGGAAGACGTACTACAGGAGATTCTGGGATCCCAGAATCCTTGGAAGATAGAGATCTGGAATATTTACACAGCAAGAAAAG CCAACAGCATCCTGATATTACAGAGACTGCTGCTGACATGCACGATAACCAG TCTGACAAGAATAACATAAATAACTTTACACATCCAAGCCAGTATCTTTCACCTCCTACTCCGCCTCTGCTAGCTCTGTGCATAAATAGACCTCAAATTCCCAACAGGGTATTTTCAACAGAGG GAAATGAGCTGAGTAGACAGTTGCAGTACATAAAGGCAGAAAGAAAGCATCTGGAGAAGACTAGAGAAGAGCTGGGTAAAAAAGTGAAAAGCTTGCTTGAGCAGAACAAACGAAGGAGATATCATG CCCGTAACTTATGGAAGAAAAAGTATTTTGAAACCAAGAAAGTCACAGCTTCCTTGGAGGAAGATTTAAACAAACTGCGGGAAAATTTGGAGCTTCGTTACCAGAAAGTATTGGTAAAGCTACAAGCTAGGCATGTCCGGAAGAGAGGGAATGATTTAACAAAG